A window from Bubalus kerabau isolate K-KA32 ecotype Philippines breed swamp buffalo chromosome 5, PCC_UOA_SB_1v2, whole genome shotgun sequence encodes these proteins:
- the NRGN gene encoding neurogranin, with amino-acid sequence MDCCTESACSKPDDDILDIPLDDPGANAAAAKIQASFRGHMARKKIKSGERGRKGPGPGGPGGAGGARGGAGGGPSGD; translated from the exons ATGGACTGCTGCACC GAGAGCGCCTGCTCGAAGCCGGACGACGACATTCTAGACATCCCTCTGGACGATCCGGGTGCCAACGCGGCCGCTGCCAAAATCCAGGCGAGTTTCCGGGGCCACATGGCGAGGAAGAAGATAAAGAGCGGAGAGCGCGGCCGGAAGGGCCCGGGCCCCGGGGGACCAGGCGGAGCTGGGGGCGCCCGGGGAGGCGCGGGCGGCGGCCCCAGCGGAGACTAG